The region atgtacggagtaaaaagtaaattattttctttagaaCTGTAATGGGgttgaagtaaaagttgtcaaagacatacagtaccggtcaaaactttggacacacctactcatttaagggtttttctttatttgtactaatttatacattgtagaataatagtgaagacatcaaaactatgaaataagacatatggaatcacgtagtaaccaaaaaagtattaaaaaaatctaaatatattttatatttgagattcttcaaagtagacaccctttgatGAATGCTTTGATgaatgctttgcacactcttggcattctctcaaccagcttcatgaggtagtcacctggaatgcatttcaattaacaggtgtgccttgttaaaagttcatttgtgcaattgctttccttcttaatgcgtttgagcaagtcagttgtattgtgacaaggtggtatacagaagatagccctatttggtaaaatactatATTAgagcaagaacagcttaaattagcaaagagaaacgacactccatcattactttaagacatggaggtcagtcaatacggaacattccaagaactttgaaagtttcttcaagtgcagttgcaaaaaccatcaggccctgtgatgaaactggctctcatgaggaacgccaccggaaaggaagacccagagctacctctgctgcaaaggataagttcattagagttaccagcctcagaaattgcagcccaaataactgcttcacagagttcaagtaacagacacatctcaacaccaactgttcagaagagactgtgtgaatcaggccttcacggtTGAATTgctgccactgtgtcttcctattgtctcggccttaggcctattCAGTATCATCACAGtatcaaggcatatgaactaacagattatagagcaaacaaagcaattaTCACagcacataggttgtaatatgatttttttttacctgGCTTGGCTTCCACAGTGATTTTACCCATACAAAGGACATTGACTGGAGATATATTTTAAACAGTGCACATTCATTGTTAAGTAATTAGAGCCTATTGAGCATGGGCTGAAACCCACCGCATCCATAAAGGATCCCAACCTTTGTCACAGTTTTTATGAATTGGATGAAGATGAGAAGAAGCAAAACAAGGACCCCTTAAAAGTATGTGTTACCAAATGCCCTTTCAACTTGACTCAGATAAATTGCTCTTCAATCTTGTCCAAGGCAAGCGACCAATGATGTAAAGCTACTGAAGTGGACACAGAGTTGCAGTGAAGCTGGATAGACAGTTTAAAAACTGTTCAGAGTTTGGTTTGAATAAAGGACTGTGTTTCTCTTAACTATTGCTGGTTAGAGTTGGAGCAATCGTGATGGTGTGTCCATTAAAATACAAAGAGGAGGttgaatttaacaagtgataaAGGGCAGGTGTgagaaataaaggaaacacttacaTAAAGTGTCTTCAATGCACTGGGGCATAAATTCTACAAGTGTCAAGGAACAagtgtttgttcttaactgactagcctagttaaataaaataaaatacataaaagaAAATCAGTTTGGCAACTCTGAGGACTTTCTGAAGCCAAAAAGTACAAGCCCCTCATTCATGCTTGAAAGTAGTGGGTGGTTTAGTAACACTTCCAATAAAGACTAATAACCTATTTGTCGTTGGAAATAAGAAGTTACCAGTGCTATTCATAGATATCGCTTGAGTCACAGGGATGTCAAAGGTTGGATTTTAAACCAGGTCTTCCACAGAAGAAGCCAACGTCTTTGTAATggggggtgcgtaactggtggcagggaagtcagacgcaggagagcagaactaggtaatagccggagcagtttagtccaaaaaccaacggcataaaaatacaacagaatatgGGTACAAAAACCCAACGCGCACAAGAAAAcaagtgcacaagcacttacaacaaacaatcccacacaaagacatggggggaacagagggttaaatacactacAAATAATGAGGGAAATGCAAACCAGGTgtataggaaaacaagacaaaacaaatggaaaatgaaaaatggaccgatgatggctagaagacggtaacgccgaccgccgaacgccgcccgaacaaggagaggaaacgactttggtggaagtcgtgacagtcttAGTTGTTAGCCCAATAGGAAATGCCTTATTAGGAATTACATCTGCTACAGTAACACAGAGAAATAATTTAAAGTGGCAATACTCTTCCCTTCATTGAACTGAATTGCTATTTAAGTTAAAGGGACAGTCAGTGGATTGTCCTCacaaggccacacacacacacacacacacacacacacacacacacacacactatgaccaCTGACTCCCTGTTTTTTCacaatttgttttatttgattaaaaaCAAATCATAGCATCCCGTCCTCTCAACTGTTTCATTTGTAATgcgtaatgtgtgtgtttgtcctgcctagtgtgtgtgtgtgtgtgtgtgtgttcctgtgtgcgtCTGGGGGGTATGTAAGCTTTTTTCAATCAGATTTTTGGTGAAATTCTCAAGAAGAGGCCTGCTGTCTGGACATTTTTTACTTGGAAGGCTTATCTTGCTTTCTCTCTAATCTGGTAAGTGGTCTCTCGAGTCACTTTCACTGAGGCCTTATAAGATGTCTGTTGATGCAGCATGATGCAGCAGACAGACACTAAAGTTGGAGATGAGAAGTGCAACTCAGGAAAGACAAACCGTTGAACTCAGAAATTCACTGcaactgaagaagaagaagactgcaGCTGGGGCTTACTGGTATACCTTCTGATACAACATCCACACTGCAACTACAGTCTAAAGAGTCAAGATCATCATGAATACTGCAATGACTGTTATTGTTCTTCTGGTCTGCTCAGACGTCATCTACATGATACAAGGTAACTGGCTTAAAAATATTTCCGTATAACTTTTGATGACAATTAGTATTCTTTTAGTATTTTGTAGAAAATTAAACATATCTAACTATAGAATTGTGGACTATGGGTGTGAaccacactactggtcaaaagttttagaacagctACTagctactcattctagggtttttctttatttgtaatattttctacattgtagaataatagtgaagacataaaaacaatgaaataacatacatggaatcatgtcgtaaccaaaaaagtgttaaacaaatcaaaatgtattttatatttgagattcttcaaagtagccaccctttaccttgataacagctttacacactcttggcattctctcaaccagcttcacctggaatgtttttccaacagtcttgaaggacttcccacatatgctgagcacttgttgactgcttttccttcactctgcggtccgactcatcccaaaccatctcaatttggttgaggttgggggattgtggaggcaaggtcatctgatgcaacactccatcactctccttcttggtaaaatagcccttacacaacctggaaggtcattgtcctgttgaaaaacaaatatagTCCCACTAAtgccaaaccagatgggatggcatatcgctgcagaatgttgtggtagccatgctggttaagagtgccttgaattatacataaatcacagacagtgtcaccagcaaagcacacccacaccataacacctcctcctccgtgctttacggtgggaaagacacatgcggagatcatccgttcacccatacCGAAGCATctcaaagacacggtggttggatctaaaaatctcaaatttggactccagaccaaaggacagttttccaccagtctaatgtccattggtcatgtttcttggcccaagcaagtctcttcttattattggtgtcctttagtagtgttttctttgcagcaattcgaccatgaaggcctaattcacagtctcctctgaacagttgatgttgagatgtgtctgttacttgaactctgtgaagcatttatttgggctgcaatttctgaggctggtaactcgaattaacttatcctctgcagcagaggtaactctgggtcttccattcctgtggcggtcctcatgagagccagtttcatcatagcgcttgatgactcttgtgactgcacctgaagaaactttcaacgttcttgaaatgttccgtattgactgaccttcatctcttaaagtaatgatggactgtcatttctctttctcgcttctttgagctgttcttgccagacttggtcttttaccaaatagggctatcttctgtatacacccaccctaccttttcacaacacaactgattggctcaaatgcattaagaaggaaaataATTCCACTAATTAAGTtttaaagcacacctgttaattgaaatgcattccaggtgaccacctcatgaagctggttgagagactgccaagagtgtgcaatgctgtcatcaatgcaaatggtgactatttgaagaatctcaaatataaatatattttgatttgtttaacacttttttggttactacgtgattccatatgtgttttttcatagttttacaatgtagaaaatagtaaaataaagaaaaacccttgaatgagtaggcattCTTaatcttttgaccagtagtgcatGTTATTCATTTCTTGCAATTTCAACTAAAATGTTAAGGCCGGGTTTCAATCTGTATAACATTGTCGATAAAGcgccttttaaaggcaatgttatcTCGTTGGCTGAGATCAGTAAATGTTGTACAGTAAACGTTGCAGATGTCTGCTCATTTGGAAATGACCTTTAAATGTCAAGATTGTTGTAACATGGTTTCAGATTGAATCCCCGCCTAAAACTTTTATAGGAAATTGTTGATGAATGTAGAGGGAGACTAAAGTGTTTAGTTTAACTTTCTCTTGAATTCTCTACAGGGAGAACTATACAAGATCCTCGGTGCCGCTGCCCTACAGTACATGCAGGTGGGGTGAATATCAGTTTAATCAGGAAACTGACTTATTACCCTCCTCGCTCACACTGCTCTAAGGAAGAAGTCATGTGagttactgtactatacagtGCTGTACCATAATGTACTTACAGAAAATTAAATGCACACtctccaaaatatatatttaaataatcaattacattttattaaacatctctctcccccacaatTTTTCTTTGTCATCCCCCCCCTCTATCAATCAGTGTCACACTGAAAACCGGAGGTTTGCTCTGTCTCGACCCAAATGGGAGCTTTGCCAAAAAACTGATTAAAAGACAGACCAAAGTGTAAGTTTATATATGTATTGTATTGCACAAGCTATGTTATGAAGTCAGAATTCTGTTATTCTTTATGAGATATTTCAGTGAATTTAGTTGTTCAATATTAGCAGTTCAATATTAGTCTTagtataaataaaaaatattttgtacactatatatatatatatatatatatactgctcaaaaaaataaagggaacactaaaataacacatcctagatctgaatgaatgaaataatcttattaaatacttttttctttatagttgaatgtgctgacaacaaaatcacacaaaaataatcaatggaaatccaatttatcaacccatggaggtctggaattggagtcacactcaaaattaaagtggaaaaccacactacaggctgatccaactttgatgtaatgtccttaaaacaagtcaaaatgaggctcagtagtgtgtggcctccacgtgcctgtatgacctccctacaacgcctgggcatgctcctgatgaggtggcggatggtctcctgagggatctcctcccagacctggactaaagcatccgccaactcctggacagtctgtggtgcaacgtggcgttggtggatggagtgagagatgatgtcccagatgtgctcaattggattcaggtctggggaacgggcgggccagtccatagcatcaatgccttcctcttgcaggaactgctgacacactccagccacatgaggtctagcattgtcttgcattaggaggaacccagggccaaccgcaccagcatatggtctcacaaggggtctgaggatctcatctcggtacctaatgacagtcaggctacctctggcgagcacatggagggctgtgcggccccccaaagaaatgccaccccacaccatgactgacccaccaccaaaccggtcatgctggaggatgttgcaggcagcagaacgttctccacggcgtctccagactctgtcacgtctgtcacatgtgctcagtgtgaacctgctttcatctgtgaagagcacagggcgccagtggcgaatttgccactcttggtgttctctggcaaatgccaaacgtcctgctcggtgttgggctgtaagcacaacccccacctgtggacgtcgggccctcatactaccctcatggcgtctgtttctgaccgtttgagcagacacatgcacatttgtggcctggtggagatcattttgcagggctctggcagtgctcctcctgctcctccttgcacaaaggcagaggtagcggtcctgctgctgggttggtgccctcctacggcctcctccacgtctcctgatgtactggcctgtctcctggtagcgcctccatgctctggacactacactgacagacacagcaaaccttcttgccacagcttgcattgatgtgccatcctggatgagctgcactagctgagccacttgtgtgggttgtagactccgtctcatgctaccactagagtgaaagcaccgccagctttcaaaagtgaccaaaacatcagccaggaagcataggaactgagaagtggtctgtggttaccacctgcagaaccactcctttattgggggtgtcttgctaattgcctataatttccacctgttgtctgttccatttgcacaacagcatgtgaaatttattgtcaatcagtgttgcttcctaagtggacagtttgatttcacagaagtgtgattgacttggagttacattgtgttgtttaagtgttccctttatttttttgagcagtatatagaTACAAAACTCTGTTTACTGTCTCTATGTGTGCCGTTGGCTTAAGGAACATgggccatacattttccctgaattAAATATGGTTTGAAGCTTAACAGAGTACAGTATCTGTTCTGCCACGTAACTCAGAGGGTTAATCAGCACACCTTCTCTCCTACAGAAATCAACAGCGTCAGAATCAACGTTCCATTGAGACTCTCTCCCCACATCCCACCACTAGCACTTGCTGCAACCcctctgctggcttgcctctgaagccgGGTTGGGCCGGTCGAGCGATGAATGGTGGACCGTAACCAGAACAAGTGGTGTTGGAGTGCCAGTAGGGGGCACTGTTTCCTCTGGTCCAAAGAGACAGATCCTTTCCTGCATTGAAATTACCCACTGGCctaatgggtggaatgttattcatatgtttcataatttcataattgataaatgtatattttttttttgttgccgaaaatccggtgtttctatgtgaaatagttttgttatatttcagtcttctgtgggGTATATTGTTAGGTTCTAAATTAACCTAGTAAAACTCACTTGACGATTAGTAAAtcttaaaccaagtttattcgcCCAATGGGTGAATACAGCTGCATCAGACAAAAGAcatattcacacaagcactgatatttaaccctttctcctatgctgagtctcctcctacacatctgaatagccaatacatctctgttgctagacagaaccttagtgatatctgttcttcctcacttcatctgacctgacctctgccCCAAAGTGCTTACTCGTCTTATCAGTGCTGCCACATGTGATCATTTTCCCTGCACTCagcacattccaagcttaattgcacccaccgtataccttcctcctacagataaccattcacttctggtgtagaccctccctAGACCATAGCACTCAATACTTCAATAGGATACCAGATAATTAACCCTATTTCAAGTTTTAGGAGTCAGAACCCAGAATGCatcaatataaaataaaatatttgggtgcaaactcaaaatgcaatacatttcaactctatatctgacatggtacatgtgccttcttttttaagcccataaccatgtgtgtgaagtgtatacttttgtttcaaatgtggatttgtttaagactaccaagaaacaatCTGTGTCacagtcacgtcctgaccaatatttaggtattatttgtattatattttggtcaggacgtggcagaggtatatttgtttggttttttggggttttgtgtgtggtgtagtggggtgttagttgttggtataggttctaggtttgtttttctatgtatagttaattggggttggacccctaattgaaggcaggtgtgatgagttgcctttgattgggagtcctatataatagggtgtgtttgtctttgtgttttgtgggtagttgtattttgcactgcgtttatttatgcctgtaaaactgtcactagtcttatttagttttcttgtttttcgtggtccactttctccgacgatgatttcgctatatcgtctgacgacgaagaaatctGTGACAgttaccctgatttagcccattgAAGTAAAAAGTTTAAATCAAGGCGTCAGGACAGTGATGGGAACACTGCCCTACGAAGAGTGCCATCcttttatatacattttatgaatgtttatatcTACAGTATAGAAATAATATAATAGTACTGTTGATATAAAACCTATCtttgatgtatttattttcaaagGTATTTCATAAGTTTCTTGTCTGTATAAAAAAAGgagttttaaaaataaataaaacaaacaataATAGGACATAGATTAGTTAGTTGATCAAATAATGGATGTACACATATCACACCTTGAGCACTGCACTATGATTGTATTCTTGGTCAAATGTAGTTTATTTAATACAACTTTTAATGAAACAGTAAACCTGTTTTGCCAAGTTTGTCTCATTGCCAGACCAGACCATAGCATCAGCTCTCATACCCTATATGCCGTGCTCTAATGTACCAGACTGTAACATgtcatatatacactgagtgtacaaaacatcaggaattcctgctctttccatgacatagactgaccaggtgaatccagatgaaagctatgatcccttattgatgtcacctgtaaaaatccacttcaatcagtgtagatgaaggggaggagacaggttaaaggaggatTCTTAAGCCTTtcgacaattgagacatggatagtgtaagtgtgccattcagagggtaaacaggcaagacaaaatatttaagtgcctttgaacggggtatggtagtaggtgccaggatcactggtttgtgtcaagaactgcaacgctgctgggttttaaatgggccagcatccctgtgaaacgctttcgacaccttgtagtccatgcctcaacaaattgaggctgttctgagggccaactcaatattatgaatgtattcctaatgttttttacactctgtgtatatatatatatcttgctGGGGAAAACCAACAACCACAAGTCCACGACACAAGTCCATCACCACCCACAGTACAACAGCGAGGCCATCCCTGAGCTatacagacaaacaaacacaatctgactcagttacagtaCATTACCCATCCTGACAACTGACCCTCATTTTCAAGCTTCCGGAAGTGTG is a window of Salmo salar chromosome ssa18, Ssal_v3.1, whole genome shotgun sequence DNA encoding:
- the LOC106577833 gene encoding interleukin-8-like, coding for MNTAMTVIVLLVCSDVIYMIQGRTIQDPRCRCPTVHAGGVNISLIRKLTYYPPRSHCSKEEVIVTLKTGGLLCLDPNGSFAKKLIKRQTKVNQQRQNQRSIETLSPHPTTSTCCNPSAGLPLKPGWAGRAMNGGP